The proteins below are encoded in one region of Pleuronectes platessa chromosome 12, fPlePla1.1, whole genome shotgun sequence:
- the kcnk12 gene encoding potassium channel subfamily K member 12 — translation MMPGQRLQGCRSLHLNEDNGRFVLLALLIILYLLCGAAVFSAIERPSELRAHGRWNGTLLNFSETFNISLRDLNSFLREYEAAIAAGIRADALRPRWDFTGAFYFVGTVVSTIGFGMTTPVTVAGKVFLIFYGLLGCAATILFFNLFLERIITLLAVVMKAVRERRIRNSGLLPPGIRHDFSAYSLPGWKPSVYHVMLILGLSAITISCCASAMYTPVEGWGYLDSLYFCFVTFSTIGFGDYVSSQTAAYEYQSLYRVANFFFMLMGVCCIYSLFNVISIVIKQVLNWILEKMSCLFCQRCSNANALLGRRNAIRPGSRGRQSRFGQPSDSEGPCDSDTEGRRLSGEMISMKDLAASNKVSLALMQKQLSESANGYPRTVCGSSRHNGFSGGVGALGIMNNRLAETSNSR, via the exons ATGATGCCCGGCCAGCGACTGCAAGGCTGCCGCTCCCTGCACCTCAACGAGGACAACGGCCGCTTCGTGCTGCTCgccctcctcatcatcctgtACCTGCTGTGCGGCGCCGCGGTCTTCTCTGCCATCGAGCGGCCCTCGGAGCTTCGGGCCCATGGCCGCTGGAACGGGACGCTCCTCAacttcagcgagaccttcaacATCAGCCTGCGGGACCTCAACTCCTTCCTGCGGGAGTACGAGGCAGCCATCGCCGCCGGCATCCGGGCGGACGCTCTGAGGCCACGATGGGATTTTACAGGggctttttattttgttggaaCTGTGGTGTCGACTATAG gtttcGGGATGACAACACCGGTGACAGTCGCAGGAAAGGTGTTCCTGATCTTTTATGGTCTTCTGGGCTGCGCTGCCACCATCCTCTTCTTTAACCTTTTCCTGGAGcgcatcatcactctgctggcCGTGGTGATGAAGGCCGTCAGGGAGCGACGCATCAGGAACAGCGGTCTTCTCCCGCCAGGCATCCGCCACGACTTCTCAGCCTACTCCCTCCCAGGCTGGAAGCCCTCTGTGTACCACGTGATGCTGATTCTCGGACTGTCAGCCATCactatctcctgctgtgcatcaGCCATGTACACCCCCGTTGAGGGCTGGGGGTACTTAGACTCGCTCTACTTCTGCTTCGTCACCTTCAGCACCATCGGCTTCGGGGACTACGTCAGCAGCCAGACCGCCGCTTACGAATACCAAAGCCtctacagggtggccaacttctTTTTCATGCTAATGGGCGTGTGCTGCATCTACTCGCTCTTCAATGTCATCTCGATCGTCATCAAGCAGGTGCTCAACTGGATCCTCGAGAAAATGAGCTGCCTGTTTTGCCAGCGCTGCAGTAACGCCAACGCCTTACTGGGCAGACGCAACGCGATCCGACCGGGCTCCCGGGGTCGGCAGAGTCGGTTCGGCCAGCCGTCCGACTCCGAAGGACCTTGTGATAGTGACACTGAGGGACGAAGACTATCTGGGGAGATGATCTCCATGAAAGACCTGGCAGCCTCTAACAAGGTGTCGCTGGCCCTCATGCAGAAGCAGCTGTCTGAGTCAGCCAATGGATATCCCAGGACAGTCTGTGGCAGCTCGCGCCATAATGGTTTCTCCGGGGGGGTTGGCGCCCTCGGTATCATGAACAACAGGCTGGCAGAGACGAGTAACTCCAGGTAG